The window TGGTCTTCTTTTCTGGGCTACTTCAATCAAACGAATGGTATGGTGTTTTTGATTTCACAACCTTAAATGGTTCATTTGGTAACGTTGTTTACGCTGTAAACGACACTGCTGATGGCATCCAAACGGCTACAACCTCACTGCGCGGTAAAGGCGGTAGTGGTGCTCGTGACGGTTTCATTTTCGCGTTAACATTAATTCCAACCGTAATGTTCGCTTTAGGTATGATCAATGTTCTAGAACACTATGGTGCGCTAGATGCTGCTCGTAAAATTCTAACACCGCTGCTTCGCCCTTTAATGGGTATTCCAGGTAACTCTGGCCTTGCACTTATTGCCTCGCTACAAAGTACAGATGCAGGTGCCGCAATGACCCGTCAATTAAAAGATGAAGGCCACCTAACCAAACGTGAAACCGATGTTTTCACCATGTTCCAATTTTCTGCTGGTGCGGCCATTGTTAACTTCTTCTCTTCTGGTGCTGTGCTGTTCACATTAACCAATTCAGATGGTACACCGGCAGTCACATCATCTATTGGTCTCGCTGTTGCCATCATGTTTATCTTTAAATTTGTTGGTGCCAACATGTTCCGCTTATACCTAAACATTACTGAAGGTAAAGCAGATAAAGAAGATACAACGCCTGAAATGAAAGAGGAAACAGCATAATGACTACAGCTAAAAAACCAATGGTGACAGACATTTTCGTTGAAGGTGCTAAAAAAGGTTGGGTAATAGCAACAACGTCAACCGTACCCAACGTATTAATGGCTTTTGTGATCATCAAAGCATTGCAGATCACTGGCGCTTTAGAACTAATGGGCACCCTATTTTCACCAATTATGGCTGTATTTGGTCTTCCTGGTGAAGCCGCTGCTGTACTGATCGGCGCTTGGATGTCGATGGGCGGTGCGGTAGGTGTGGTTATCACACTTTTTGACCAAGGTATCTTGAATGGTCAACACATCGCAATTTTAGCCCCTGCTATCTACCTTATGGGTTCTCAGGTTCAATACATGGGCCGTATCATGGGGCCTATCGGCACTGAAGGGCGATACATTCCAGTAATGGTTGCTCTATCTGTGCTCAACGCTTTTGCTGCCATGTTTGTAATGAACATTCTGGTATAGGTTTTCCGTATATAGATGTTAATGGAGAGGGGCTCTACCCTCTTCCTTCTTTTCGCGATTAAAACTCACCACTGAGTCTCTTTGGAGTTTCCGATGACTTTCGCCCTACAAGATTTCTCTCTAGAAAATTACTTACAAGAGCTACGCCCATTAATTGATGTTGATTGCGGTACGTATACTAAAGACGGTATCGAAGTTATTGCCACTCAGATGCAGCAAAAATATCTGGATATGGGCTGGTACGTCAAACGTATCGATTGTGGTATTGCGGGTACTGGCATAGAAGTTCGCAACAAGCCTGAAACCAGCGATATCGACGTAATGCTTATTGGCCACATGGATACTGTTTTCCCTGAAGGAACCGCTGCTGCACGACCAATGACGTTTGATGAAAAACGCGCATACGGCCCCGGTGTTTCTGACATGAAATCAGGCCTACTTAATGTTGTTCATGCTTTACGTAATATGGACAAAGAAACACTTGATAAGCTATCTATCTGCATTTGCATGAACCCTGATGAAGAAATCGGTTCATTGCACTCAGAATCATGGCTAAAAAGCATTGCCGTTAATGCAAAGAATGTACTTGTTGCAGAAGCAGCACGTGCTGATGGCTCTTTAGTGAAAGCGCGTAAAGGCATGGCTCGTTACCGTCTAACATTCGCAGGTAAAGCTGCGCATGCTGGCAACGAACCGCAGAACGGTCGCAGTGCTATCACGGAAATGGCCAACTGGGTTTTAGCGATAAACAATTTAACCAATTTTGAATCGGGTACGACGTTAAATGTCGGTATCGCTAAAGGTGGTGCGGGTGCGAATATCGTACCTGATTCAGCAGAAGCGGTTGTTGATGTGCGTTTCTGGGATAACGACGAATACGCAGATGCTGATGCAAAAATTCGTGCACTAACAGAAACACCCTTTGTTGAAGGCGTGACTATCACGGTTGAACGTGAAGCGCATAAACCATCAATGGTGCCAACAGAGAAAACAGAAGCACTGATGGCATTGGTTGAAGAATCAGGCAAAGAGCTTGGTATCGATATTACGTGGCAAGAAGTGGGTGGTGGCTCAGATGCTAACCTAACGGCGGTACTGGGCATTCCAACGCTTGATGGTCTTGGTCCTGCTGGTGCGGGCTTCCACAGTGCTGATGAGTACTTAGAGCTCGATACTATCGAACCTCGTATTAAGCTACTGATGAAAGTACTAACCAAGATTGCTGGTTAATATAAAACATCTGTAATAAAAAAGGCTGTGATCTGTTAACTGCACTTCGGTAATGAGATGATTACCGAAAAACAACTATCAAAACACAGCCTTGGTAACGTTCTACGTCAGTGGCTCCCGCCCTTCGCTATCTTAATCTATCACCGTCATCAGGCTATTTAATATTGCCTGTTCTACGTGAAGATAAAATAGTGTTTGAACGCATCTCATCGACTTTAAACTGTAGCGCTTTAACTGGATGCCGCCACAAGAACCTTGGTAACGACCAGCGTACCACATGCATGATTTGCAAGCGTTTTGCTGATTGGTAACACTGCCCCTGACATTGTAAACAACTTGGTTTTTCATCGGCTAAACGACAATTGACCATCCTGCTTTCAACATACTCGAAAAGACTTTCACATTCAGGGCAAGTAATCGCCCCACGGTGCAACGTTTTACAATATAGGCGAATCATCGCCGTCACTGTATCCAGTTCACGTTGCGTACGAACTGAATGTCTATTTAGTACTGTCATAGTGCGGCTATTATCCACAGCTGCACCATCAGATTGTTGATTAAGATCAAAACAATACTTTGATCACGTTTTTATGTTGATAAATACACCACTTTACAGAGCAAAATACTGTAATAATGCCTTCTCTTTCCAGTCTTAAGCATGTGTATTCGATTCTTCAGTAATATAAGACGTTGCCTGTGTAATACATTCATCTAAGATTTATAAGGGGATATATAATAATTCACACCGCCTTTAAACGATGTATTAGGGCCTATTGATCTTTCAACATTGTAAAGCCAAGCTAGACAATTATGTGCAAGTTCAACAGGCCCCCAGTATTAATTATCGGTATTCAAACGGCGTAGTAACTGATCTTTCAAGTTTGGAGGAGTGCCTTTAATGGTCAAGGTATCGGTTTCTGCATCATAGAAAATACGCTCACCTAATAGCATGCTGTCAAAATTAATCGACATGCCACCACCCGCACCCACAAATTTGGTCAATTTACGCATCGCAGTACGATCAGCAGGAAAGCTTTCTTCTAGTTCGTAGCCCTGCTTTGACGTGAATTCATAAAAATTAGTGCCGTCTTCTGCTGGTGGTAATTCACCCGCCAATTCTTTAACCGCCACTTCATCGCCAGCTTGTAATTGACCATTACAATAATCATAAACTTGCTTGCGGTATTGTTGCTTCTCTTCTTTATCAAGACGAGAATCAGCACAAAAATCTTCAACAGCTTGCATCAAGACTTGATTTTGTTCTTTTGCATCAAGACCAACAACAGCTTGCAGAAAATCAAGGAAGAAATCTGAAATTTTTCGTCCTACACGCCCTTTAATGAACGTTAGGTAACGATTTGAATCCGAATTCGTCTCCCATGATGATAAATCAATGCGGGCAACAATATCCATTTTAGCGACATCAAGATAATCGGTGGCGCTGATGTCTAATTGCTCAGTCACTTTCATGCTGTGGCAAGTTGGCAACAAACCAATAAATAGATAATCAGTTGCTAGTGATTGGTATTCTGCCATCACCAACGTACCCGCTTCAGCGAAGGGATATTTTGCTAATTCAACCTGTAAACGCTGGGCTGATTGGTTAGAAAAAGTTACAAAATCCATTTCGCCAGTACGATATTGTTTCAACCAATGACAAAATTCACTGTCTTCAGCAAAGAGAGCGAAGCCTTTTGCCCCTTTACTGCTGTATACTCGATGCAATTCGGCAACGAGACCTTCGGTAGAAGAATCGGCGTCAAGCACCTGATTTCTTAGATTAATTTCGATTTCATCTTGATCGTTTTTTGTCAGCTGATGAAGGATGACATTAGAAAGTGTAAGACTCATAATGGAAAAGGTTATCAGTAAGACTAGAGTGTGGGTTATTATAGGGCGCTTTCTTAAACTTTAAACTAAGACATTAAACAAGATTTCCTATGCCAATTACTTCAAAATATACAAATCAGAAAATTGAACAGATCATTAGCGATGTGTTTGACGTACTTGAAAAGCATGATGCATCAGCGGAATTAGCGCTAATGGTGGTAGGTAACATTGCAACCA is drawn from Photobacterium profundum SS9 and contains these coding sequences:
- a CDS encoding nucleoside recognition domain-containing protein, whose product is MSNQVGQDRKVTIGSYIALAFAVVFFSGLLQSNEWYGVFDFTTLNGSFGNVVYAVNDTADGIQTATTSLRGKGGSGARDGFIFALTLIPTVMFALGMINVLEHYGALDAARKILTPLLRPLMGIPGNSGLALIASLQSTDAGAAMTRQLKDEGHLTKRETDVFTMFQFSAGAAIVNFFSSGAVLFTLTNSDGTPAVTSSIGLAVAIMFIFKFVGANMFRLYLNITEGKADKEDTTPEMKEETA
- a CDS encoding YjiG family protein; translated protein: MTTAKKPMVTDIFVEGAKKGWVIATTSTVPNVLMAFVIIKALQITGALELMGTLFSPIMAVFGLPGEAAAVLIGAWMSMGGAVGVVITLFDQGILNGQHIAILAPAIYLMGSQVQYMGRIMGPIGTEGRYIPVMVALSVLNAFAAMFVMNILV
- a CDS encoding M20 family metallopeptidase, which codes for MTFALQDFSLENYLQELRPLIDVDCGTYTKDGIEVIATQMQQKYLDMGWYVKRIDCGIAGTGIEVRNKPETSDIDVMLIGHMDTVFPEGTAAARPMTFDEKRAYGPGVSDMKSGLLNVVHALRNMDKETLDKLSICICMNPDEEIGSLHSESWLKSIAVNAKNVLVAEAARADGSLVKARKGMARYRLTFAGKAAHAGNEPQNGRSAITEMANWVLAINNLTNFESGTTLNVGIAKGGAGANIVPDSAEAVVDVRFWDNDEYADADAKIRALTETPFVEGVTITVEREAHKPSMVPTEKTEALMALVEESGKELGIDITWQEVGGGSDANLTAVLGIPTLDGLGPAGAGFHSADEYLELDTIEPRIKLLMKVLTKIAG
- a CDS encoding nitrous oxide-stimulated promoter family protein; its protein translation is MTVLNRHSVRTQRELDTVTAMIRLYCKTLHRGAITCPECESLFEYVESRMVNCRLADEKPSCLQCQGQCYQSAKRLQIMHVVRWSLPRFLWRHPVKALQFKVDEMRSNTILSSRRTGNIK
- the yejK gene encoding nucleoid-associated protein YejK, whose amino-acid sequence is MSLTLSNVILHQLTKNDQDEIEINLRNQVLDADSSTEGLVAELHRVYSSKGAKGFALFAEDSEFCHWLKQYRTGEMDFVTFSNQSAQRLQVELAKYPFAEAGTLVMAEYQSLATDYLFIGLLPTCHSMKVTEQLDISATDYLDVAKMDIVARIDLSSWETNSDSNRYLTFIKGRVGRKISDFFLDFLQAVVGLDAKEQNQVLMQAVEDFCADSRLDKEEKQQYRKQVYDYCNGQLQAGDEVAVKELAGELPPAEDGTNFYEFTSKQGYELEESFPADRTAMRKLTKFVGAGGGMSINFDSMLLGERIFYDAETDTLTIKGTPPNLKDQLLRRLNTDN
- a CDS encoding DUF1414 domain-containing protein — translated: MPITSKYTNQKIEQIISDVFDVLEKHDASAELALMVVGNIATNIINADVPASKKKEIAEQFSQALLKSTK